From Calliphora vicina chromosome 3, idCalVici1.1, whole genome shotgun sequence:
tctcgtttgaaatattttgtcattcccttataaccgcctccgataaatcttccttcctcgTTTAATTTTGAgtccttattttatttttctatgggattgagatctggcgattgggcaggccacttcaaaacacgtacctctttggattgtaaccactctgTTACAACCCTacaggtgtgtttcgggtcgttgtcgtgttagaatctccaaactaggggcatattgtcctcagcgtatggatacataacatcgtttaatatggttctgtatcctatacctgtcatggtatcttttataatatgaattgggcccataccttgccttggtcgtcttacaaatgttttcccatcactgcctcttaaattgaatttggattcgtcggaaaagaagacagtattccatttctgtatcgaccagtttaaatgatccctggcaaattatAGACAAGCAGAGCGGTTCTtcttagaaatgagtggtttttcatcatttgccctgcgactaactgttcgggtacttatttctaattttagtctATTAACAaggaggagttatttttgggaatttcttgaactctctcgctattaaattatcttgtctaggagtagtcttacgaggtcttccacctaaatgttaagtttttacagaaccggtctcacgaaatttctttataatttttgaaactgctgatttatttattgaatatttgtcacagatacttttttgttttaaaccagctttaacatctttaattatgttattttttaagaCTTCGCAAATCTCATTtccgttaactttgaaaaaagcaattatgcgaaaaacttggaaaaagaaattgtgaaaaattaacagaatttaaaaataaaataactgtaaacaggatgctttttacatcgttcttttaaatattattttcgttttacacttctttcttgcagaagtttaaaagtttccattgttttgtcagtagcgaaatagtgaatatttttaattttgttcccattttgcagaatataattaataatgttgtttgtttttcagttaatttatataaataaaactatacaagtaaaaattttattttaaaaaaatattttaaattttgagccacatatggaatatttggaaaagtttctattgttttgtcaaccactgtatatcgtCAGTGAATCTGCTATTAAATAACTACTTGGTGTCTATACGACATCTATACACGAAGGTGCAAGACATTCTAACCTCGAATTATTTTCGGTGACGGGTCATTCTGATGTACCTCTTTTAACGAGATGACATTTTAACCTTGAGCTGTTAAGACTTAATGAGATTGCAGACTTTGCTTCGATACCCCTTAATTCTTAACTTTTactaattaatttcgaatagtatttaataacaatttaagaaTCTCTGCCTAAACCAATATAATACATAAATCCAACATAAGTTGTGTTTTCTTCAAAatccagtttttttaaataattttggttaagagttaaaaaatatatttacagagaaaaaaaaatctccCTCCTCAATAACTTCAAATTATGAACTTTCAGGGCCATTAAAATATGATGAGCTAccgaacaaaaattattaatattatattaaaagttaatttaatgtttataatgtgttgtttaaataaattcaaacacAACACTAAAGAGAAAATGTGAAACGTGTGTTTTATGCAAATAAGCAAAGAAATATTTGAATGAtgggtttatttaaatttaaacacaaacTACTTAGgctttaatcaaaaaattataaacaattaatttgtaattttataaattagtttctaatattaacaaatgaagaaataacggaaattaaaaatgatgtcaTTTATTATTCTTCTCTGTCTTCTTTTACTTTCTTTAGGTACAGATTTCGCCTTAGATCAGTCTGAAATAGCACGACAAAACCAAATTACCCAACAAATTTTATCCAATTACTTGGAGCGACGACTCTTTCCACACCGCAGTGCAAATCAGAAGATACCCACAATAGCAGAAATTCTACCAAAGCCAAAGACCTCAACGGTACGACCAAGGCCACGAGGTTTTGCCGCTTCGTCGCCATCCTACAAAAAGGGCGCTGCTGCCAAGCAACAACAACGCAAAACTTATGGCAATGGCCACAAGAACAGAAACTCACTGTTTCAGCGGCACAAACAACAGCCAACTGCAAAACCTCAATTTGAGGATGACTATGAGGAGGTTGAAACTGAGcgaaatataaataacaatagcGGTCGTAAACGTCAAAACGACAGCAGCAGAGAGCAAAATAACGATGATGATTTTGCGGACGAGGCAGTGGTAGAGGATGTTGAAGAGGAAGCCGCAGCAGAAGAGGAAGAAGAAGTTGAAGCAGAACctgaaatacaaaaacacaaTTATCGAAAACAGCTGCATCGCCAGCAACAGTTGCATCGTCATCACTACAGGTATTTGGAAGATATCGATGACCCTGAACCGGATGGCCAGGAATCGCTACAGAGTGTAGAGTCCGAGCAGCATGATCATTATTATAGCAGCAACGGCAGTAGTGGTGATATATTTTCCAGAGATCCTAGTGAAAATGAAATTGATAGTGGTAAgttgttaaaacaaaataaaactgtttatttttttttattaatgaggCAATGTTgattaaatttacatacatttttaaagtaaacaagtaaggaagtatggtcggtcaataccctacactaagtaaaaaagcaaaaacatttttgagtgattttcggaagtgggccttatatgggggctatgaccaattatggaccgatcaccatgaaattaggtcgtgttatttatgtctatattaaagtttactatgttgaattttgtgtgtataccaacatttttaagcgatttatgcacgttaaagcgatttcggaagtgggtctatatgggagctatgactaattatggaccgatcgtaaaaaaatttgctgacatgaattttgtgtatataaaacttatttagagcggaatttgtggagatacatatataaattaaacatttatgaccgataaagtccaatttcgggggacatttgtatgggggctaggtgaaataatgcaccgattttATAGCCAGTttaaataggcttggtccttgagccgaaaaaataatatgtaccaaatttcatcgaaatatcttcaaaattgcgacctgtactctgcgcacaaggtttatataaaaagccagccatccagccgaccagacggacggacggacatcgtttaatcgactcagaaagtgattctaagtcgatcggtatactttaaggtgggtgtaagaccaatatttttgggcgttacaaacatctgcacaaacgcataataccctccccactatggtggtgtagggtataaatacttaTCTCGAAAACTTaagcaaaactaaaataaattgtatacaaaaattgcaatataaaataaacttttaatgtgactacactctaggttacttagagacactaaagtgacaattgtcttcacactAGATTACATGGAATGTACAAATTAGCCAATTGACTTCTTGCTGCACTACAAATAGCACATATATGTCAAatgactcaaaatatataaattggagtcagtcagatcgcaaatctaactggacaaaattaataaatcacgttgggttcacttctcacttatgaatcatataacaaatgagttcaaatatataaacgattataaaaaactaacttttttttcgcaatgtattttgggagtttttacccattcttcaaaaattttctttcgtgaaaaattagaagtcatactggaaaagtgaaaaaatgtatggcggtcgcaagaatgcgcaagatgtttttgatttaccttaaagtgaacacttgacagattaacccaaatatagttttatagcggaactatgcggaataaacagctttaactctacttgaaaaaaggaaatatttatttttttccaatttctgatcttctcacaaaaaatagttttttttaatagttacaatggaaataattaaataaaaattgttgcatatttcctAGAAGATATAGACAATAAAATcaccgtagcctttttaatcacaaaccaaagtcacacaaaaaatacacttccacttctctttgaaatcttaatgtacctgttgacaacaactgactttaaagcttagtttttcccaatcggagctaaaaaccaaaaaaacaaaacataaattacAGTTCCCTATCGTATTGAGAATGTTCCCTATCAGAAGGAATCACAAagctagatttgtgatttaccacagtgtgccatatgacaattactgtctataagggttACACTACAAACCAGTTTCGAAACAACttcatgttttaaaaaatgttgaatcctttttgtcataaatattatcacgtttatttattgaatccgACTTATTTTCtcggaaattaaaaataagagtCTTTATGGAGACATGGTTCTCTTTTTTTAGCGGCGCATATATCTGTGCGAGAAGTCTTGCAGACTCGTGTAGATGTTTGTAGTTTTAGAATGTATTTTTCACGGATTTTCTATAACTCATCCTTTTGTATTGCATCTTCTGGGAAAGATCAATGTCAGTAGTCGGCAATGCGGtaacaaaaaatacataaattacaaAACAGTAAGATTCAGCAAATTTCCTCTATATTTTCGATTTGAAAACCATAAGTTGGACTAGCGCAAAAGATACATATCAAAATGTAGGAAAATGTGTCTACTTtccaaaaatgtataatatttttaataattcaaaaattcatagaccattttttcaaaaacaagtaagagagctatattcggctgtgccgaatcttatatacccttcacgaaATTATACTTCAGAATacacatttcaaatatttttaggtaaacaaaaattttttttttaatttttttaaatttttaaaaaaaatttttggtttttgaaattttttttttggtaaaaaaaatgttgacccattgtaggtccaacttactatggtcttaaatACGTcgtttgcaaaggtctttgaaatatctatcgttagatatccatattgtctatattaatgacttagtaatccagatataagtcaaatgtaggtcaaaaatctaggttgtcctgggtttttcctcatatttcagccatttgtggaccgatttttctgattttaaataggaaacttctcgaaagcatgtctgacagaattattgaagatttggatcccgaagatatctggggtcttcagaaaattgatttcaacagacagacggacatggcttaatcgactccgctatctataaggatccagaatatatatactttatagggtcgaaaaattatattgtggaaattacaaacggaattacaaacttatacatacccttctcacgaaggttaaGGGTATAAGGAAACGATTTTTGgccgattttttttggaatttttaatttttaataatgcaATTAAATTCTTGTTTATGACTcctttttaatgcaattttaggccctaattttgtaaatcacatcaccaaagtgatatttatgtggaaagccaaaacaaaatttcaaaaatttgtttttgttttatatacaaattttgaacagaacaaacgcacaaaaattcaagcgttgatttgcctttaataatttgaaaatttcgtatataaaacaaaaattaatttttaaaatttttgaaattttgttttttgctttccaaataaatatcactttggtggcGTGATTTACAAAACTAGGGCCTTAGAGTTATGAATATATATTGAAATGCAAAATAAGGATTTCTTTAAGATCCACaattaccaaatatttcaaaaatcgcaaaaattagatttttaagatttttgtctTTATTTATGGTGGCAAGAAAATTCAGAACATATTGGAGCATTCCAAAACtggttttggttttttgaaTGCAGCTGTGCgattaaagttgaaatttacataaaaatagatGTGAagggtcaagaacgaatcaaaccaaactctgttccaaagtgaagcgtataccagagagagtgttctgcatctatcgaaacaaatagtagttgggcTAAGCAAGGTCTGGTCTATAAAACGGGttaagcaaaactttccaaccacttcattctcaatagtttttaacaggtattgcaacatgtgtgtGAGTGTTGCCATCATGGAATATTTCAGTTTCAtgtttggccgcatattctgggagtttttcggccaatgatcgcttcaatcgaatcagttgtgttcggtacagattccctgtgatggtctggtcagatttcagcaggtcataatagataggacccttttggtcccaccaaatacagataattggCTTAGCGCCAcggatatttggatttggtgtcgattcggctgatctGTCGGTCTTCACGTACGATCGCAAGTAATGACTCGGtgcaagaattttttttaatagcgtTCAAGAATCATTTCggtcatgcaaaatcgtcttttaaggtctttcatcttcaattcgtatggtttccaatttcccagcttttagatgaattttactgctcgcaaacgttttgaaattgctgcttgagtagctcccaatgatttttcaagctcttgttgactTTGAcatcaatcttcatggagtaatgcctccaattcttgggctttaaacttttttggctggtctgggcgatctttgtcttccgtgtccgAACAAACCAACTCTCGCACGATGAAACCggtggaacacattcaccataggctttgatgagcaatcggtgtaaagcaaaacttcccgcatgtgAGGCttttttggcacaaaattcgacattttcgaagaacaaattttaacaactgTAACCACAGTAGCCCTTTGATCTTTCAAGAGTTGATTGGCTTTTAGAcatgttttatgaatttttgaaataaaatatttcagtatgaaaattcgtttgttttaaacaatttaagtaaatttttattccattttaattactgaattatacactgaaaaaaaactaaattaaaaagttatacaaagttatataatgcaatatgaggtaaggtaaaataagacattaatatacatatatcaaatattaatcaaatttaaaactccttgacttaaactacttgttttctttgttggtaagtttgtcctccagaaataaatggatctgaacttaaaacacgctatttaaaagttctgtatttgtagcattgcacgatatttttcggggatgttgcaatctaaactgttttatatgaatatttttcgcttcagctgcttcctccgataattcacctattgacactactacatgtttgcttacctcagctccatggatcagatttttatgtaccgatgcaaaagtcaaattttcaaacacttaatttcaacaatcaaatgatgcaattttgtagataaatgtttatagatgaaatgtacacttatagttttaagaaaaaatttattttatttttagaaaattgaactaaagtccatgcaagggtgttaagcaaaaatttacttatattttcaagcaattaatttttttatatatgtataattttcctaataatactatttacctttaacatatttgaaaaatataacatttcaacatcaataaaaaaaaattatggggaaaccataaaccgttaagaagatatgcccaaatctataagactctaattattattctatttttgattttccatggagaaaaaaaaatgtagccccactttcccccaagctcttttttataaaatgaaaggtgggagtgtcttgtttcgataaaaaaaaagaatagttttcggaacaggatgaaaacttaaaattgtcgaataataaaagaaatatcaaaaatattcttatctatgtatgggtttcgtgggcggtgggcgtgaccgattttattgaaactcgacatgcgttcctttttggtttcaataaatgtatgtaccaaatttctagacttttgcttggatgtaaacaattttatgcgaaaaaatcaatttggattgtatgggcagtgggcgtggtcgattttgataaaattttatttttttcttaatttagtgaATATAATTCTcggttccaaatttcaatgctctacgaccaccccttataatttttgctcaaaaatgtattgcatttggattgcatgggcggtatgcagTGGGCATGGCCGactttaataaaacttagcatacgttcttcttttgtttcagaaaatatatgtacaaaatttatagACTTTTACTTGAATAGGAAACATTTTATGCGaacaaatctatttggattgtatgggcagtgggcgttgggcgtggtcgattttgataaaattttatttgtttcttagtttggtccatataattatctgtgccaaatttcagagctctacaaccactccttataatttttgcaaaaaaatgtatgaagccatccctctgtggggcGGGTTAGTATATTTCAGATTACacgcccatccgcaaatttccgcaactaacttcagcttttttattatcttaagaatcagataaatacaatgaaaaagaaacctaTGGGGGAATTTTGggggaacacaactaaaactttaagtaaacataatgaagttttacaaaaaagtaacaaacatataggttaactaaaacattaatttcacaagaattacaacacaagttagtttttattattttctaaagataaaataaatacctttaacttcaaaatccattgaaaataatttaattttgtagactacagcaattgcaagaccgttttgaagtgcacttttgctttgaattattcttccagcgttcagctgcgctttgcaaatgaatatttgctcatgctttcaattttatttttaaaaagtcccgtttgatttccagtaaaaaccggtttgccattaaaaagattggatatttaagagataatttttttgtattttgtctaaatattttgtgatcgttttatttatttttggcctatgggcggaACCACTGTGCACTGAGAGCCTTGCGCCATCGTCTATGAAATTTGGAAATACATTtctaaagaaatattgaatattttcagtttttgcaaaaacttgttattaagtattattatttacatattaatacaATGGAATCGTAATCTTCACAGAATTattattctaaaaaattaaaaaaaaaactaaaaatcggTGTTCCAGgccattggtaaaggaagatgcaagagaaaaattaacatattttggaaattttataatttgtattttcataaGATTTACAAAGCCTCTGATCTGATATTTTTTCGCACTAGAATAACGTTTACTCATACCatattcaaaattcaaacttaaaattttttaagcgttttttaataaaatttaaaataaaaaatgttggatTTTAACTCAAAATGTCTAGGTAACTTTGTCCTATATACAACTAACAAAGTTcttattcatacaaaatttatcacTACTCTGTTTTGCATTAAATTGCTTTTGAATTATTGCTCTGGCTTTGAAACTAGAAAAGTTATTTCAGTTTTAGTAAATTTACTtcacaattaatattaatcatacgtcttgaAATGTTTCCTTCGAAATTGTTTATTACTTGCACaattataaaactaaatgtgttattttgttattttaaaataaatattgaggaTCAGGCTTGAATTTAAcgatttttaaagaattaatttaaaaaatgaaggaattatattcaaataaaatattttgaatgaagctaaaaaaattatatactgGGAATGGTTTTATACGatgattttttaacattttcaattgaGAATTGGATGGCATAATTCTGACAGATCTGTGCTACCGGAATTTATGTTAAATCGTCAGAGATATATGAACCGATTTTTCCGACTTTCAATACTTGATCGAGAccataaatgaaatattgattttatataaTGATATCATGATCgttagttatttggggactttgGAAAGTTGActtaaacagacagacggatatcgCTATCTAAAATGACTGCCTAAAAGGACTGTCGAACTctcgaaaaatattaaataaattgcaaatGTTGCAAATGCTTTGACAAGTTCATATACAcaaataaacttttgttaacTTAACTTGAGACCATAAAAAACACGCAATATTCCACGTAATGGCAATCAGGGACTGGGTGTTTACAGCCATATAACGGATTGAAAAATTACAGcagaaattataaagaaaaaaactgcatacatacattttgtatCTACTAAAACATCAACGAAAaccacaataaaaaaataaaaatacctttAGGCCATTATTTAACGTCAGTTTTACTGTTTTTAATATACGAGCAAAATGACCTTTCGGAACCAACtcgaaaaataaaacagaaatcaattccataataaaaatttctacaTGTATCTCGTGCTGTtatcatgttttatttttttaatttttttgtgggattgatacaaaaaaaccaaaaccttCATTGTTCCAAGTTTTTGCAAATCATTGTGTACAACTGAAACTCCCTTATaaacaatgaattttaaaaaatgtttgtggcCAAACCGGATTCATACTCAtggtaattaaattaaataaaataaataatacaccaaaaaaaaaaaaaaaaaacattaactgATTTTATGATGTGATCTAAAAATAACTACAATTTATGGAGTTTTGTACACTCTGTGTCCTTCAAGGAAATATTGGCCCCTACCAACCTAAAGGTATAAGGCGTGCTAGGATTATTGCACAAGATACTACCTTCTTAATTACTTTGTTGGCACCAGCCAACAAGTTGAGCATGAATAATGcggaagtttttttgtttgtattgatGACTGCATGTTGATAAAGTTGATTTTTAAGCCCTTCACTACATTCCGTTGCAgttgtagaattttaaaagctttaaataatatatttcttGAATgcctttgaaaaaatttcattttaaatgaatgtcCACTGGCTTTTAAAGTCATGTTAATGTCAGTTATGTGCTTGCTCGGTGTTAATTCAATATTATAGGCTAAAGAATATTAAGAGAGAATTATAGTTTTAAGCCTTTTAACAGATGATTGAGTGACAGCATTTTACTACTgatattgcatttaatattgtaattattattttagttttgagtGATTGTCATAAACTTATAAAAGCATATAATATTACCAGGGCAAGTTTAAATATGcacaaacaaatttagaaatgaGTAAGCTGAAGAAAACTGGCaataaaatagtattttgtaaaaatggtaaaaaaaattttattaaaaaaatatgattgcCTTCAACAGACCAACGGATATAAGTTTGTTAAGGACCCAAAAGCTTGAAAAACTTGCcctattataaattattttgccATCTTCGATATATCgtacaaaatcaatttaaaacaagtaaggaagtatggtcggtcaagcccgaccatataataccctacactaagtaaaagagcaaaaacatttttcttttaaaatttcaataatttctacttttgagtgattttcggaagtgggccttacatgggggctatgaccaattatggaccgatcaccatgaaattaggtagtgtgatttatgtctctatgctatgttgaattttgtgagtatatcaacatttttaagcgatttatgcatgttaaagtgattttcggaagcgggtttatatgggagctatgactaattatggaccaatcgtaacaaaatttggtgacatgaattttgtgtatataaaacttatttggagcggaatttgtggagatatatatataaattaaacatttatgaccgataaagtccaatttcgggaggacatttgtatgggggctaggtcaaataatggaccgatttcagccagtttcaataggcttggtccttgagccgaaaaaataatatgtatcaaatttcatcgaaatatctttaaaattgcgacctgtactctgcgcacaaggtctacatggacagccagccagccagccgaccagacggacggacggacaacgtttaatcgactcagaaagtgattctaagttgatcggtatactttaaggtgggtgttagactaatatttttgggcgttacaaacatctgcacaaacgcattgtaccctctccactatggtggtgtagggtataattaaaagaaatttatctACAGTGTCTCTCACAAGTATacgaattaagttttttttagtattaaactaattattttatgatctaGCAATAGTTAGAaaaggaatttttgaattcttggaataacattttattgctcattaagttttatataaaatagaaaaGGCATTACATAAAAATCTGTACCAATTCCAAGAAACAGCAAAAAAgccatgaaaaaaattttagaattttttgtttaaatttctgtttaacattagtttagtttaaatcgatttattgtatcttcattacttaatgaactaacaagtatttaaaattttatatctaaCTAGCTTAGTCCGTTGCGCTTCCCTACCCTatcgtaataaaataaaaaatgtgaaacgatttttttaaaaattaaatgaatataataaataccGGATTTGTTTCTTAGTTCTTAATTGCTTGAataatcttg
This genomic window contains:
- the tfc gene encoding nucleomorphin → MKSFTILLLIFLTLVIVDSDGNSNKINNTTTNSSSRFTKNTFSTNIHNFNTSIVGDSSSSATFRDKRGTDFALDQSEIARQNQITQQILSNYLERRLFPHRSANQKIPTIAEILPKPKTSTVRPRPRGFAASSPSYKKGAAAKQQQRKTYGNGHKNRNSLFQRHKQQPTAKPQFEDDYEEVETERNINNNSGRKRQNDSSREQNNDDDFADEAVVEDVEEEAAAEEEEEVEAEPEIQKHNYRKQLHRQQQLHRHHYRYLEDIDDPEPDGQESLQSVESEQHDHYYSSNGSSGDIFSRDPSENEIDSDCPNCVDDVQYMNKWTMPLLKLGEKRYYLGIFFKANWFKATQYCRYHGMHLASISSQEENDRLEKHIRDFGLGHEHFWTSGTDLADEGNFFWMSTGRPITFTNWNAGEPNNFRYENGEEENCLELWNRDGKGLKWNDSPCSFETYFVCEVQPN